From the Hevea brasiliensis isolate MT/VB/25A 57/8 chromosome 15, ASM3005281v1, whole genome shotgun sequence genome, one window contains:
- the LOC110647453 gene encoding double-stranded RNA-binding protein 2: MYKNQLQELAQRSCFNLPSYVCIREGPDHAPRFKATVNFNGESFESPTFCSTLRQAEHAAAKVALNMLSKKGPSKALAARVLDETGVYKNLLQETAHKAGLKNPVYTTVRYGPSHVPVFSCTVELAGISFTGEQAKTKKQAQKNAAMTAWSALKELSKPGSSSSSYSSHPLRVFEGNDEQDQVTVARYLSILRPPVIKKLARRDRQSGPGSAAFQGDIVQYGGDSNGSIRSLHSLECQKWAYSHFFREVPLYPTWLQQRASQQQNHLLALASLPHPHIFPFIQSIFQPNYQRHCLAQEQEPVSLVPGISQFLRLASHPMPIQVSNVSQVSMRQIEENPPVEKKRLHSDGDSDEFSTNASGLSPVKVPNSLASLKDHSEQRMQEMLQGNEKVNFCMRQHYLLSPRLTDERFRPGVISTAEVKENPHSLIHLMPSNRPQNIPVDGFVPCTTAVPVTGTTSGFISTCGLRPKSSSPFMHSLTTRNTNSGNFIAPPVHIRTVLPVYSAPPAKKTLVKSQEELLTFSEGEKKGTKEPRGDIAATSLKFHKLQI, from the exons ATGTATAAGAACCAGTTGCAAGAATTAGCTCAGAGAAGCTGCTTCAACTTGCCGTCTTATGTCTGTATACGGGAAGGACCAGACCATGCCCCTCGTTTCAAAGCAACAGTCAACTTCAATGGGGAATCATTTGAGAGCCCGACCTTTTGCAGTACCCTCAGACAAGCAGAGCATGCAGCGGCCAAGGTTGCTCTTAATATGCTCTCCAAAAAAGGCCCTTCTAAGGCACTGGCTGCAAGAGTTTTG GATGAAACTGGAGTTTACAAGAATCTGCTTCAAGAGACTGCTCACAAAGCTGGATTGAAAAATCCAGTTTATACTACAGTTCGATATGGGCCAAGCCATGTTCCTGTTTTTTCTTGTACCGTAGAACTTGCTGGAATAAGTTTTACAGGAGAACAAGCTAAAACCAAGAAGCAAGCTCAGAAAAATGCAGCAATGACTGCATGGTCTGCCTTGAAAGAGT TGTCAAAGCccggctcttcttcctcttcctatTCTTCTCATCCTTTACGAGTATTTGAAGGCAATGATGAACAAGATCAAGTAACTGTTGCTCGTTATCTTTCTATACTGCGACCACCAGTGATAAAGAAGTTAGCACGAAGAGACCGGCAGTCTGGTCCAGGCTCTGCTGCTTTTCAGGGGGATATTGTCCAATATGGTGGTGATAGTAATGGTAGTATTAGATCATTGCACTCTTTGGAGTGCCAAAAGTGGGCATACTCTCACTTTTTCCGAGAAGTGCCCTTGTACCCAACTTGGCTCCAACAAAGAGCATCCCAACAGCAGAACCATTTATTGGCACTTGCATCTTTACCACACCCTCATATTTTCCCATTTATTCAGTCCATATTCCAGCCAAATTATCAACGGCATTGCCTAGCACAGGAGCAAGAACCTGTCTCCCTTGTTCCAGGAATCAGTCAATTTCTCCGTTTGGCAAGTCATCCAATGCCTATACAAGTTAGTAATGTCTCCCAGGTCTCCATGCGACAGATAGAGGAAAACCCTCCGGTGGAAAAGAAGCGGCTTCATAGTGATGGAGATTCTGATGAGTTCTCAACAAATGCATCTGGTCTGTCTCCAGTTAAAGTTCCTAATTCTCTGGCTTCTCTAAAGGATCATTCTGAACAGAGGATGCAAGAAATGCTACAGGGAAATGAAAAAGTAAATTTCTGCATGCGCCAGCATTACTTGCTTTCACCCAGACTCACAGATGAAAGATTTAGACCCGGAGTTATCAGCACTGCTGAGGTCAAAGAAAACCCACACAGCCTGATCCACTTGATGCCTAGTAACAGACCACAAAACATTCCAGTGGATGGTTTTGTACCATGTACAACTGCAGTTCCTGTGACAGGTACAACATCTGGTTTTATATCGACTTGTGGTCTCAGACCAAAGAGTTCAAGCCCTTTTATGCATAGTTTGACAACAAGAAATACAAATTCTGGTAATTTTATCGCACCACCTGTTCACATCCGCACAGTTTTACCAGTCTATTCAGCACCTCCAGCTAAGAAAACTCTGGTTAAGAGCCAAGAGGAACTATTAACATTTTCTGAAGGGGAGAAGAAGGGAACCAAAGAACCAAGAGGGGACATTGCAGCTACAAGTTTGAAGTTCCATAAGCTTCAAATATGA
- the LOC110647460 gene encoding uncharacterized protein LOC110647460 isoform X2, translating to MKQISSNIQSSLPLDIALKIASTLEVLDVCALGGCSRFWREICGSDCVWESLTRERWPLLTFPNKSSSSSDPVTKGWREIYIKMHRETAGKATTVVEFVENCSSSELLEVGDYYKAIEDLCSMQLAFRDVQMFLFKPTLNVLLNLVGLHYCIFCLQVPVRHVMDALLSCKISERQVCVKWWKLGRWFYGFRMRDESHSRMVSLADLLTNKGEEVLGVLRRGAIHEVLHVEICISNVASTPWSSSQQQD from the exons ATGAAACAAATATCAAGTAATATACAGAGCTCCCTTCCCCTCGACATTGCCCTGAAAATCGCTTCCACTCTTGAG GTATTGGATGTGTGTGCATTGGGTGGTTGCTCTCGATTTTGGAGGGAGATATGCGGGTCGGATTGCGTATGGGAATCTCTTACCAGGGAGAGATGGCCTTTACTTACTTTTCCCaacaagtcttcttcttcttcggaTCCTGTTACCAAG GGATGGAGGGAGATTTACATAAAGATGCACAGAGAGACGGCAGGTAAAGCTACCACTGTGGTTGAGTTTGTGGAGAATTGTTCTTCGTCTGAGTTGCTCGAGGTTGGGGATTATTATAAAGCAATTGAAGATTTATGCTCGATGCAGCTTGCATTTAGAGATGTTCAAATGTTTCTTTTCAAACCAACGCTGAATGTGCTACTTAACTTGGTTGGCTTGCACTACTGCATTTTCTGCCTTCAAGTGCCG GTTAGGCATGTCATGGATGCACTCCTGAGTTGCAAAATCTCAGAACGACAAGTTTGTGTGAAATGGTGGAAGCTAGGCAGATGGTTTTATGGCTTCCGCATGAGAGATGAATCTCATTCTCGTATGGTATCTTTGGCAGATCTTCTAACAAACAAGGGGGAGGAGGTTTTGGGTGTCCTTCGCCGTGGTGCCATTCATGAGGTGTTACATGTTGAGATCTGCATTTCAAATGTGGCATCTACCCCATGGTCGAGCTCACAGCAACAAGATTAG
- the LOC110647458 gene encoding uncharacterized protein LOC110647458 isoform X3, whose product MPHRMGTISWCCPPSRVGLHTLVIVDHYSKLPSLNRSISLLSLSKKLKTRVTLPSSSSSLANPLQFSSSSTVGALNEELGAASSGLVGENDLLIVGPGVLGRLVAKKWRQVLFGQRNHLVIEGEAALSWNGEGCFLFTSSSAPYDCNNNGQCDEDSPVVPFGRSPRTDVLLKAEKVVLESSGCVLRLAGLYKEDRGAHVYWLKKGTAEVRPDHILNLIHYEDAASLSVAILKKKFRGRILLGCDNHPLSRQEVMDLVAKSGKFSKKFEGFTGTSDPLGKKLNNMKTREEVGWEPQYPSFTHFLGVSD is encoded by the exons ATGCCACACCGCATGGGAACCATTTCTTGGTGTTGCCCCCCTTCCAGAGTCGGACTTCATACCCTTGTGATTGTTGACCATTACTCGAAGCTCCCTAGTCTAAATCGCTCTATCTCATTACTCTCCTTGTCCAAAAAACTCAAAACCAGAGTAACTTTACCATCATCATCTTCATCACTGGCCAACCCATTGCAGTTTTCTTCGTCCTCTACGGTTG GTGCGCTGAATGAGGAATTGGGGGCTGCATCTTCTGGTCTTGTCGGAGAGAATGATCTACTAATTGTTGGCCCAGGTGTTCTTGGTCGCTTGGTCGCTAAGAAATGGCGCCAGGTACTGTTTGGTCAACGAAATCATTTGGTTATCGAAGG GGAAGCTGCTTTGAGCTGGAACGGAGAAGGTTGTTTCCTGTTTACATCAAGCTCTGCACCATATGATTGCAATAACAATGGACAATGTGATGAG GACTCTCCAGTTGTGCCATTTGGGAGAAGCCCAAGGACTGATGTGCTTCTAAAGGCAGAAAAAGTGGTGCTGGAGAGCAGTGGCTGTGTACTGAGATTGGCAGGACTT TACAAAGAAGATAGAGGCGCACATGTTTACTGGTTGAAGAAGGGGACTGCTGAAGTTCGTCCAGATCACATCCTAAATCTCATACACTATGAG GATGCAGCTTCCCTCTCTGTTGCAATCTTGAAGAAAAAATTCCGTGGCCGAATTTTATTGGGTTGTGACAATCATCCATTATCCAG GCAGGAAGTGATGGATTTGGTTGCTAAAAGTGGGAAATTCAGTAAAAAGTTTGAAGGCTTTACTG GAACCAGTGATCCTCTAGGCAAGAAATTAAACAACATGAAAACTCGAGAGGAAGTAGGATGGGAACCACAATACCCCAGCTTTACTCATTTTCTTGGAGTATCTGACTAA
- the LOC110647460 gene encoding uncharacterized protein LOC110647460 isoform X1, whose translation MKQISSNIQSSLPLDIALKIASTLEVLDVCALGGCSRFWREICGSDCVWESLTRERWPLLTFPNKSSSSSDPVTKGWREIYIKMHRETAGKATTVVEFVENCSSSELLEVGDYYKAIEDLCSMQLAFRDVQMFLFKPTLNVLLNLVGLHYCIFCLQVPLSPSLNMVLIKLIHQVRHVMDALLSCKISERQVCVKWWKLGRWFYGFRMRDESHSRMVSLADLLTNKGEEVLGVLRRGAIHEVLHVEICISNVASTPWSSSQQQD comes from the exons ATGAAACAAATATCAAGTAATATACAGAGCTCCCTTCCCCTCGACATTGCCCTGAAAATCGCTTCCACTCTTGAG GTATTGGATGTGTGTGCATTGGGTGGTTGCTCTCGATTTTGGAGGGAGATATGCGGGTCGGATTGCGTATGGGAATCTCTTACCAGGGAGAGATGGCCTTTACTTACTTTTCCCaacaagtcttcttcttcttcggaTCCTGTTACCAAG GGATGGAGGGAGATTTACATAAAGATGCACAGAGAGACGGCAGGTAAAGCTACCACTGTGGTTGAGTTTGTGGAGAATTGTTCTTCGTCTGAGTTGCTCGAGGTTGGGGATTATTATAAAGCAATTGAAGATTTATGCTCGATGCAGCTTGCATTTAGAGATGTTCAAATGTTTCTTTTCAAACCAACGCTGAATGTGCTACTTAACTTGGTTGGCTTGCACTACTGCATTTTCTGCCTTCAAGTGCCG CTTTCACCCAGCTTGAACATGGTTTTGATCAAGTTGATTCATCAG GTTAGGCATGTCATGGATGCACTCCTGAGTTGCAAAATCTCAGAACGACAAGTTTGTGTGAAATGGTGGAAGCTAGGCAGATGGTTTTATGGCTTCCGCATGAGAGATGAATCTCATTCTCGTATGGTATCTTTGGCAGATCTTCTAACAAACAAGGGGGAGGAGGTTTTGGGTGTCCTTCGCCGTGGTGCCATTCATGAGGTGTTACATGTTGAGATCTGCATTTCAAATGTGGCATCTACCCCATGGTCGAGCTCACAGCAACAAGATTAG
- the LOC110647458 gene encoding uncharacterized protein LOC110647458 isoform X1, with translation MPHRMGTISWCCPPSRVGLHTLVIVDHYSKLPSLNRSISLLSLSKKLKTRVTLPSSSSSLANPLQFSSSSTVGALNEELGAASSGLVGENDLLIVGPGVLGRLVAKKWRQQEHPGCQVYGQTVTTDHHDDLIKIGINPSLKGTKLNHQFPYVIFCAPPSRTSDYIGDVREAALSWNGEGCFLFTSSSAPYDCNNNGQCDEDSPVVPFGRSPRTDVLLKAEKVVLESSGCVLRLAGLYKEDRGAHVYWLKKGTAEVRPDHILNLIHYEDAASLSVAILKKKFRGRILLGCDNHPLSRQEVMDLVAKSGKFSKKFEGFTGTSDPLGKKLNNMKTREEVGWEPQYPSFTHFLGVSD, from the exons ATGCCACACCGCATGGGAACCATTTCTTGGTGTTGCCCCCCTTCCAGAGTCGGACTTCATACCCTTGTGATTGTTGACCATTACTCGAAGCTCCCTAGTCTAAATCGCTCTATCTCATTACTCTCCTTGTCCAAAAAACTCAAAACCAGAGTAACTTTACCATCATCATCTTCATCACTGGCCAACCCATTGCAGTTTTCTTCGTCCTCTACGGTTG GTGCGCTGAATGAGGAATTGGGGGCTGCATCTTCTGGTCTTGTCGGAGAGAATGATCTACTAATTGTTGGCCCAGGTGTTCTTGGTCGCTTGGTCGCTAAGAAATGGCGCCAG CAGGAACATCCGGGCTGTCAAGTTTATGGGCAGACAGTGACTACAGACCATCATGATGATCTGATAAAAATAGGGATCAATCCATCTTTGAAGGGAACCAAACTAAATCATCAGTTCCCTTACGTCATTTTCTGCGCTCCTCCCTCACGAACTTCTGACTATATTGGTGATGTCAG GGAAGCTGCTTTGAGCTGGAACGGAGAAGGTTGTTTCCTGTTTACATCAAGCTCTGCACCATATGATTGCAATAACAATGGACAATGTGATGAG GACTCTCCAGTTGTGCCATTTGGGAGAAGCCCAAGGACTGATGTGCTTCTAAAGGCAGAAAAAGTGGTGCTGGAGAGCAGTGGCTGTGTACTGAGATTGGCAGGACTT TACAAAGAAGATAGAGGCGCACATGTTTACTGGTTGAAGAAGGGGACTGCTGAAGTTCGTCCAGATCACATCCTAAATCTCATACACTATGAG GATGCAGCTTCCCTCTCTGTTGCAATCTTGAAGAAAAAATTCCGTGGCCGAATTTTATTGGGTTGTGACAATCATCCATTATCCAG GCAGGAAGTGATGGATTTGGTTGCTAAAAGTGGGAAATTCAGTAAAAAGTTTGAAGGCTTTACTG GAACCAGTGATCCTCTAGGCAAGAAATTAAACAACATGAAAACTCGAGAGGAAGTAGGATGGGAACCACAATACCCCAGCTTTACTCATTTTCTTGGAGTATCTGACTAA
- the LOC110647458 gene encoding uncharacterized protein LOC110647458 isoform X2 yields the protein MPHRMGTISWCCPPSRVGLHTLVIVDHYSKLPSLNRSISLLSLSKKLKTRVTLPSSSSSLANPLQFSSSSTVGALNEELGAASSGLVGENDLLIVGPGVLGRLVAKKWRQEHPGCQVYGQTVTTDHHDDLIKIGINPSLKGTKLNHQFPYVIFCAPPSRTSDYIGDVREAALSWNGEGCFLFTSSSAPYDCNNNGQCDEDSPVVPFGRSPRTDVLLKAEKVVLESSGCVLRLAGLYKEDRGAHVYWLKKGTAEVRPDHILNLIHYEDAASLSVAILKKKFRGRILLGCDNHPLSRQEVMDLVAKSGKFSKKFEGFTGTSDPLGKKLNNMKTREEVGWEPQYPSFTHFLGVSD from the exons ATGCCACACCGCATGGGAACCATTTCTTGGTGTTGCCCCCCTTCCAGAGTCGGACTTCATACCCTTGTGATTGTTGACCATTACTCGAAGCTCCCTAGTCTAAATCGCTCTATCTCATTACTCTCCTTGTCCAAAAAACTCAAAACCAGAGTAACTTTACCATCATCATCTTCATCACTGGCCAACCCATTGCAGTTTTCTTCGTCCTCTACGGTTG GTGCGCTGAATGAGGAATTGGGGGCTGCATCTTCTGGTCTTGTCGGAGAGAATGATCTACTAATTGTTGGCCCAGGTGTTCTTGGTCGCTTGGTCGCTAAGAAATGGCGCCAG GAACATCCGGGCTGTCAAGTTTATGGGCAGACAGTGACTACAGACCATCATGATGATCTGATAAAAATAGGGATCAATCCATCTTTGAAGGGAACCAAACTAAATCATCAGTTCCCTTACGTCATTTTCTGCGCTCCTCCCTCACGAACTTCTGACTATATTGGTGATGTCAG GGAAGCTGCTTTGAGCTGGAACGGAGAAGGTTGTTTCCTGTTTACATCAAGCTCTGCACCATATGATTGCAATAACAATGGACAATGTGATGAG GACTCTCCAGTTGTGCCATTTGGGAGAAGCCCAAGGACTGATGTGCTTCTAAAGGCAGAAAAAGTGGTGCTGGAGAGCAGTGGCTGTGTACTGAGATTGGCAGGACTT TACAAAGAAGATAGAGGCGCACATGTTTACTGGTTGAAGAAGGGGACTGCTGAAGTTCGTCCAGATCACATCCTAAATCTCATACACTATGAG GATGCAGCTTCCCTCTCTGTTGCAATCTTGAAGAAAAAATTCCGTGGCCGAATTTTATTGGGTTGTGACAATCATCCATTATCCAG GCAGGAAGTGATGGATTTGGTTGCTAAAAGTGGGAAATTCAGTAAAAAGTTTGAAGGCTTTACTG GAACCAGTGATCCTCTAGGCAAGAAATTAAACAACATGAAAACTCGAGAGGAAGTAGGATGGGAACCACAATACCCCAGCTTTACTCATTTTCTTGGAGTATCTGACTAA
- the LOC110647459 gene encoding divinyl chlorophyllide a 8-vinyl-reductase, chloroplastic: protein MSLCFSSNLFTLHSPKFQSYKTRFSSQFINQIQVTSLSCYLSPSLNLSLPFKFNRQRFNPINASTTTVETTQSSFRSKNPKDINILVVGSTGYIGNFVVKELVNRGFNVIAIARERSGIRGRNSKEETLNQLQGANVCFSDVTNLDSLEKSVNDLGVSIDVVVSCLASRTGGVKDSWKIDYEATKNSLIAGRNHGAQHFVLLSAICVQKPLLEFQRAKLKFEAELMKKAEEDDGFTYSIVRPTAFFKSLGGQVELVKDGKPYVMFGDGKLCACKPISEPDLASFIADCVLSEDKINQVLPIGGPGKALTPLEQGELLFRLLGKEPKFLKVPIGIMDFAIGILDSLFKVFPSMEDAAEFGKIGRYYAAESMLVLDPETGDYSAEKTPSYGKDTLEEFFERVLREGMAGQELGEQTIL from the coding sequence ATGTCCCTTTGTTTCTCTTCCAATCTGTTCACTCTCCATTCACCCAAGTTTCAAAGCTATAAAACTCGCTTCTCTTCTCAGTTCATCAATCAAATCCAGGTAACCTCTCTTTCCTGTTATTTATCACCTTCTTTAAATTTATCATTACCCTTTAAGTTTAATAGACAAAGATTCAATCCCATCAATGCTTCAACAACTACTGTTGAAACAACCCAGTCTTCGTTTAGAAGCAAGAATCCTAAAGATATTAACATTTTGGTGGTGGGTTCAACTGGGTACATTGGAAATTTTGTGGTTAAAGAGTTGGTTAATAGAGGGTTTAATGTTATAGCCATTGCTAGAGAAAGGAGTGGGATTAGAGGTAGAAACAGTAAAGAAGAGACCTTGAATCAGTTGCAAGGAGCCAATGTTTGCTTCTCTGATGTGACCAATTTAGATTCTTTGGAGAAATCAGTGAATGATTTAGGTGTTTCAATAGATGTTGTAGTGTCATGTCTGGCTAGCCGTACTGGTGGTGTTAAGGATTCGTGGAAGATTGATTATGAGGCAACAAAGAATAGTCTTATTGCTGGAAGAAATCATGGAGCTCAGCATTTTGTACTACTTTCTGCAATATGTGTGCAAAAGCCCCTTCTTGAATTTCAGCGAGCGAAGCTGAAATTTGAGGCAGAATTGATGAAAAAAGCTGAAGAGGATGATGGATTCACTTACAGTATTGTGCGGCCAactgcattcttcaagagcttagGGGGTCAAGTTGAGTTGGTAAAAGATGGGAAACCTTATGTGATGTTTGGAGATGGGAAGTTGTGTGCTTGTAAACCGATTAGTGAGCCAGATTTGGCTTCATTTATTGCAGATTGTGTGTTGAGTGAGGATAAAATTAATCAGGTTTTGCCAATTGGAGGGCCAGGCAAGGCATTGACACCATTGGAACAAGGGGAACTGCTATTTAGACTATTGGGAAAGGAACCAAAGTTCCTGAAAGTTCCTATTGGGATAATGGATTTTGCTATTGGCATTCTTGATTCCCTTTTTAAGGTTTTTCCTTCAATGGAAGACGCAGCTGAGTTTGGTAAAATCGGAAGGTATTATGCAGCTGAGAGCATGCTGGTATTGGATCCTGAGACTGGAGACTATAGTGCTGAGAAAACACCAAGTTATGGGAAGGACACTCTGGAAGAATTCTTTGAAAGGGTGCTGAGGGAAGGGATGGCTGGTCAAGAATTAGGGGAACAAACAATCTTGTAA